The proteins below are encoded in one region of Candidatus Nezhaarchaeota archaeon:
- a CDS encoding formate--phosphoribosylaminoimidazolecarboxamide ligase family protein gives MIDRRLIDRVVDEYDERNLRIGVLGSHSALEVAYGAKQEGFETVVVCQRGREKTYVKHYRALFDYVILLDRFADIVQEENQERMRELNTVFVPNRSFSVYVGYLNIEEKFAVPIMGNRFMLKIEERDVPRNQYYLLEKAGIKTPKVFRSPDEIDRLVIVKVQEKRRAVERAFFFASSPEEFRRKAKERVEKGVIDQEALERGVIEEYVVGAKFNANFFWSPLTDELDLLGFDQRIQTDLDGVLDLPAQEQLELGIIAQNIEIGHVGVTMRESQLEKVFEAGERFVEVCKEEYPPGIIGLFALQGAVTKDLEFYVFDVSPRMPGCPCVGPTSPYTRYKYGAEVGPGRRVAMEVKRAAKEGRLRDIVT, from the coding sequence GTGATAGATAGGAGGTTGATAGACAGAGTAGTAGATGAGTACGATGAGCGCAACCTTAGGATCGGGGTCTTGGGCTCCCACTCGGCGCTAGAGGTAGCCTATGGAGCTAAGCAAGAGGGCTTTGAGACCGTCGTCGTTTGTCAAAGAGGGCGCGAGAAGACATACGTTAAGCACTACCGTGCGCTCTTCGACTACGTAATCCTGCTAGATAGGTTCGCGGACATCGTGCAGGAGGAGAATCAGGAGAGGATGCGTGAGCTAAATACAGTGTTCGTTCCCAATCGCTCCTTCTCAGTCTACGTTGGCTACTTAAACATCGAGGAGAAGTTCGCGGTGCCGATAATGGGGAACCGCTTCATGCTCAAGATTGAGGAGAGGGACGTCCCTAGGAACCAGTACTACCTCTTAGAGAAGGCTGGTATCAAGACGCCTAAGGTGTTTAGGTCGCCGGACGAGATAGACCGCCTAGTCATAGTAAAGGTCCAGGAGAAGAGGCGTGCTGTTGAGAGGGCCTTCTTTTTCGCCTCGTCGCCGGAGGAGTTTAGGAGAAAGGCGAAGGAGCGCGTGGAGAAGGGGGTCATAGACCAAGAGGCCTTGGAGAGAGGGGTCATAGAGGAGTACGTGGTGGGCGCTAAATTTAACGCAAACTTCTTCTGGTCCCCTCTAACTGACGAGCTAGACTTGCTAGGCTTCGATCAGCGAATACAGACTGACCTAGACGGAGTCTTAGACCTCCCAGCTCAGGAGCAGCTCGAGCTAGGGATAATCGCGCAGAACATCGAGATCGGCCACGTAGGCGTCACTATGAGGGAGAGCCAGCTAGAGAAAGTCTTTGAGGCGGGGGAGAGGTTCGTCGAGGTCTGTAAGGAAGAGTATCCGCCTGGGATAATAGGGCTCTTCGCCCTCCAGGGAGCAGTCACTAAGGACCTTGAGTTCTACGTCTTCGACGTAAGCCCGCGCATGCCTGGGTGCCCGTGCGTAGGACCAACTTCTCCATACACTAGGTACAAGTACGGCGCAGAAGTTGGACCGGGTAGGAGGGTAGCCATGGAGGTGAAGCGTGCCGCTAAGGAGGGTAGGCTGAGGGACATCGTGACTTGA
- a CDS encoding formate--phosphoribosylaminoimidazolecarboxamide ligase translates to MITREEIAQLIAKYDLRRLAIGTIGSHSALSIFKGAKEEGFRTVCVCRERDVIVYRKFPLADELVIVDGFTELLDDEVQEKLRELNTILIPHGSFTAYLSMEELTDRLYVPMFGNRELLKWEVDREKQAEWLRRAGLRLPKIFKRPSDISGLAIVKLPGARGGRGYFLASSPEDFYRKAGEMVSRGLITEDDVERVQIQEYVLGANVYLHYFSSTMNDAVEFLGVDKRYESTVDAIGRVPAAEQLKIGLSPTYTVVGNIPLTIRESLLPEVLRMGDDVQRVAKELAPPGIIGPFCLETVITDSLEIYTFEISARIVAGMNVWIDTSPYTYLRYGEGMWAGRRIAREVRQAVEHDKLGEVVY, encoded by the coding sequence TTGATTACTCGCGAGGAGATAGCTCAGCTAATAGCTAAGTACGACTTAAGGAGGCTGGCGATAGGCACTATAGGCTCCCACTCAGCCCTTAGCATATTTAAGGGGGCGAAGGAGGAAGGCTTCAGGACCGTCTGTGTATGCAGGGAGCGCGACGTAATAGTCTACAGGAAGTTCCCACTGGCCGACGAGCTGGTGATCGTAGACGGCTTCACTGAGCTGCTGGACGACGAGGTCCAGGAGAAGTTGAGGGAGCTTAACACAATATTGATCCCGCACGGCTCGTTTACTGCTTACTTAAGCATGGAGGAGCTCACGGACCGCCTCTACGTACCGATGTTCGGAAACAGGGAGCTCCTTAAATGGGAGGTCGACCGCGAGAAACAGGCTGAGTGGCTTAGGAGGGCTGGGCTCAGGCTGCCCAAGATCTTTAAGCGCCCCAGCGACATAAGCGGCCTAGCCATAGTCAAGCTCCCGGGGGCAAGGGGTGGGAGGGGCTACTTCTTAGCAAGCTCGCCAGAGGACTTTTACCGAAAGGCCGGGGAGATGGTCTCCCGGGGCTTAATTACTGAGGACGACGTCGAGCGAGTACAGATACAGGAGTACGTCTTAGGCGCGAACGTCTACCTCCACTACTTCTCGTCTACCATGAACGACGCGGTCGAGTTCCTAGGGGTGGATAAACGCTATGAGTCTACCGTGGACGCCATAGGGAGGGTGCCGGCGGCGGAGCAGCTAAAGATAGGCTTAAGCCCAACTTACACGGTCGTCGGCAACATCCCGCTCACCATACGCGAGTCGCTACTGCCAGAGGTGCTGCGCATGGGGGACGACGTACAGAGGGTAGCGAAGGAACTAGCTCCGCCGGGCATAATAGGCCCGTTCTGCCTAGAGACAGTGATCACAGACTCCCTCGAGATCTACACCTTCGAGATCTCAGCGCGCATCGTAGCTGGGATGAACGTCTGGATCGATACCTCTCCCTACACCTACCTAAGATACGGCGAGGGTATGTGGGCGGGGAGGCGTATCGCTAGAGAGGTTAGGCAGGCGGTTGAGCATGATAAGCTAGGCGAAGTAGTCTACTAA
- a CDS encoding phosphoribosyltransferase family protein yields the protein MLLGLLVEDPSLRNRLWVFEDRGEAGAKLAERLRELVGREAIVLAVPAGGVPVAIEVSRRLGLELDVAVVRKILYPWTTEAGFGAVAWDGRVLINRGAVEAAGLTKEEVEAKLREAVESVEDRLRRLRGGSRELRLKGREVVLIDDGLATGYTMLAAVEAAKAAGAARIVVAVPTASTSAIDLLLPSVDLLVALNVRGGPFYAVADAYVEWRDLGDEEVLRMLREPLRRPGLREA from the coding sequence GTGTTATTGGGCCTCTTAGTTGAGGATCCCTCGCTTAGAAACCGCCTCTGGGTGTTTGAGGATAGGGGGGAGGCAGGGGCTAAGTTAGCGGAGAGGCTTAGAGAGCTAGTTGGGCGAGAGGCCATAGTTCTAGCAGTACCAGCAGGAGGCGTGCCTGTAGCCATAGAAGTATCTAGGAGGCTTGGGCTAGAGCTAGACGTAGCCGTAGTGCGCAAGATCCTCTACCCATGGACTACGGAGGCCGGCTTTGGAGCCGTGGCGTGGGATGGCAGGGTGTTGATTAACAGGGGGGCTGTCGAGGCCGCGGGGCTGACGAAGGAGGAAGTAGAGGCTAAGCTGAGGGAGGCTGTCGAGAGCGTAGAGGATAGGTTGAGGAGGCTTAGAGGGGGGTCTAGGGAGCTCAGGCTCAAGGGGAGGGAGGTGGTGTTGATAGACGACGGGTTAGCGACCGGCTACACAATGCTAGCCGCCGTAGAGGCCGCTAAGGCAGCGGGGGCGGCTAGGATTGTGGTAGCAGTGCCCACGGCCTCCACCTCCGCCATCGACCTGCTGCTACCGAGCGTAGACTTGCTCGTAGCCCTTAACGTTAGGGGAGGGCCGTTCTACGCGGTAGCAGACGCTTACGTCGAGTGGAGGGACCTGGGCGACGAAGAGGTCTTGAGAATGCTAAGGGAGCCTTTGAGGCGGCCTGGGCTTAGAGAGGCGTGA
- the thiI gene encoding tRNA 4-thiouridine(8) synthase ThiI codes for MESSSWVEKVGKQGFVLTRFSGEVGVKSSRVRVRYERWILNALLRKLRRAGVKVGGVHYVFGRAYVPVDNVEVALKEASKVFGISSTSPAVRVSSSLSEVVEAVVKAAELTLSPGARFAVRCRRVGEHPYRSLDVVREAGSAVVKALSARGVKVSLKRPDVTLGVEVRGGDAYVYVGEVEGPGGLPAGCQGKAVCLMSSGLDSPVATWMAMRRGCVPLILHFDLNPFTGPETLSKVFELARVLAEWTLGGRVKVYVAKHGGALKKIKEEAPEGLTCVLCKRVMFKVACKLAEVKGAKAIVTGEIIAEQASQTLSNLLVVSAAATGVPIIRPLAGMDKPEVERLARRIGTYEVSAKPELGCLAAPKKPRTKSTLAEVEEVEGRLSMEEVVYREAEEVEEVVVESKASAH; via the coding sequence TTGGAGTCTTCGTCATGGGTGGAGAAGGTAGGCAAGCAGGGCTTCGTACTTACTAGGTTTAGTGGAGAGGTCGGGGTGAAGAGCAGTAGGGTTAGGGTTAGGTACGAGAGGTGGATACTCAACGCCCTCCTGAGGAAGCTTAGGAGAGCTGGAGTTAAAGTTGGAGGCGTCCACTACGTGTTCGGGCGAGCCTACGTACCCGTTGACAACGTGGAGGTCGCGCTTAAGGAGGCCTCCAAGGTCTTCGGCATCTCTTCAACCTCGCCTGCCGTGAGGGTCTCTTCATCGCTAAGCGAAGTGGTCGAGGCCGTCGTTAAGGCGGCTGAGCTTACGCTCAGCCCAGGGGCTAGGTTTGCTGTTAGGTGTAGGAGGGTTGGGGAGCACCCCTACAGGAGCCTAGACGTAGTTAGAGAAGCAGGGTCGGCCGTAGTGAAGGCGCTAAGCGCCCGTGGCGTTAAAGTTAGCCTAAAGAGGCCTGACGTAACCCTAGGGGTGGAGGTTCGAGGAGGGGACGCCTACGTATACGTTGGGGAGGTCGAAGGGCCCGGTGGGCTGCCCGCTGGGTGTCAAGGGAAGGCTGTCTGCTTAATGAGCAGCGGCCTAGACTCGCCCGTGGCTACGTGGATGGCGATGCGTAGGGGGTGCGTACCCCTAATCCTACACTTCGACCTCAACCCTTTCACCGGGCCTGAGACGCTCAGCAAGGTGTTCGAGCTAGCCCGCGTCCTAGCTGAGTGGACGCTTGGGGGGAGGGTGAAGGTGTACGTAGCTAAGCATGGAGGGGCCTTAAAGAAGATTAAGGAGGAGGCGCCTGAGGGATTAACGTGCGTACTCTGCAAGCGCGTCATGTTCAAGGTGGCCTGTAAGCTAGCTGAGGTGAAGGGGGCTAAGGCAATAGTGACCGGAGAAATAATAGCGGAGCAAGCTAGCCAAACCCTCAGCAACTTACTAGTAGTAAGCGCAGCGGCCACGGGCGTGCCTATCATCAGGCCGCTCGCCGGGATGGATAAGCCTGAGGTAGAGCGCCTAGCTAGGCGTATCGGGACCTACGAGGTCTCCGCTAAGCCTGAGCTCGGCTGCCTAGCTGCTCCTAAGAAGCCTAGGACGAAGTCTACCTTGGCGGAGGTAGAGGAAGTGGAGGGGAGGCTGAGCATGGAGGAGGTGGTCTATAGGGAGGCCGAGGAGGTGGAGGAGGTCGTGGTTGAGTCTAAGGCCAGCGCGCACTAG